One window of the Deltaproteobacteria bacterium genome contains the following:
- a CDS encoding TonB-dependent receptor, with protein sequence MKKVWFALASLLAASPASAGDDAATPVMAEVVVTATRSGYDATRVPARVEVIDSSTVELTTGDTLTEQLKKNSSVDVIEYPGALAGIGIRGFRPEFSGITKHSLVLVNGRPAGATNLAALLADNIERIEVLKGPASSLYGAEAMGGVVNIITKKSTGPASGMVEAGLGSFATNFQKFSVGGSLTKALDLDVHAGRYDRSGDYDTGDGRTRANTTYETENGGLRLGIDMGGTWRADAAADFYRGRDIETPGDIFYGDSKAGYKDLDRYGLDLTVGGGLGPHNRVTLTVYKANETSENYKRYTGWSTPVPSDPYRSYDSEIDWFGLQLRDELAVGDHRIIAGFDYQEIDMESRSYKTDGTRKAPYSPDEGRTNRAGYVETVWSLGGGRLTVTAGGRYDSFDVETRPTPYKTDFTPRSEGFSTFSPRAGLSYLLGGGLRLHATAGRAFVPPTAAQLAGYSERVVGGVTMVTTGNAGLDPESSVTYDAGLGYHSRRLGIWADVTYFRTSVDDKITTVTSGYTTTYVNSLSAEMEGVETDVSFDMGAALDWERSLSLFVNSTHMLRAEEERPGGSMRDIHNVARYTINYGIRYEDEWVEGKLHLRSRGSMKDTDWNAPGYPEIQYPSFTVVDLVVAVTLRDHHRLTFKADNLFDRYYYEKKGYPKQGRALFAGYRYVF encoded by the coding sequence ATGAAGAAGGTATGGTTTGCTCTGGCGTCGCTTCTTGCGGCGTCGCCGGCCTCGGCCGGAGACGACGCCGCCACACCCGTCATGGCCGAGGTGGTGGTGACGGCCACAAGGAGCGGCTACGACGCAACGCGCGTGCCGGCCAGGGTGGAGGTGATCGACTCTTCCACCGTGGAGCTCACAACCGGCGACACCCTGACCGAACAGCTCAAGAAGAACAGCTCGGTCGACGTCATCGAGTACCCCGGGGCCCTGGCCGGCATAGGCATCCGCGGCTTCAGGCCCGAGTTCTCGGGCATCACCAAGCACTCGCTGGTGCTCGTAAACGGCAGGCCCGCGGGGGCCACCAACCTGGCCGCCCTCCTTGCCGACAACATAGAGCGGATCGAGGTCCTCAAGGGACCGGCCTCCTCTCTCTACGGCGCCGAGGCCATGGGCGGGGTGGTGAACATCATCACAAAAAAGAGCACGGGGCCTGCAAGTGGCATGGTCGAGGCGGGCCTGGGCTCCTTTGCCACCAATTTCCAGAAGTTCTCCGTCGGCGGCTCCCTGACCAAGGCCCTCGACCTCGACGTCCACGCCGGCCGCTACGACCGCTCCGGCGACTACGATACGGGAGACGGCCGCACAAGGGCCAACACGACCTATGAGACGGAGAACGGCGGCCTGCGCCTCGGCATCGACATGGGCGGCACATGGCGGGCCGACGCAGCCGCGGACTTCTACCGGGGCCGTGACATCGAAACTCCGGGCGACATCTTCTACGGCGACTCGAAGGCGGGCTACAAGGACCTGGACCGCTACGGCCTCGACCTCACCGTGGGAGGCGGCCTCGGCCCGCACAACCGCGTCACCCTCACCGTCTACAAGGCGAACGAGACCTCCGAGAACTACAAGCGCTACACCGGCTGGTCCACGCCCGTGCCGTCGGACCCCTACCGCAGCTACGATTCGGAGATCGACTGGTTCGGCCTCCAGCTCAGAGACGAGCTCGCCGTCGGGGACCACCGCATAATAGCAGGCTTCGACTATCAGGAGATCGACATGGAGAGCCGGAGCTACAAGACCGACGGTACGAGGAAGGCCCCCTACTCGCCCGACGAGGGACGCACAAACCGGGCGGGCTACGTGGAGACGGTCTGGAGCCTCGGGGGCGGCAGGCTCACGGTCACGGCCGGAGGCCGCTACGACTCCTTCGACGTGGAGACGAGGCCCACGCCGTACAAGACGGACTTCACGCCGCGCTCGGAGGGTTTTTCCACCTTCAGCCCCAGGGCCGGCCTGAGCTACCTCCTCGGCGGGGGCCTGCGCCTGCACGCCACGGCGGGCCGGGCCTTCGTCCCTCCCACGGCCGCGCAGCTTGCCGGCTACTCGGAGCGGGTCGTGGGCGGCGTGACCATGGTGACCACCGGCAACGCCGGCCTCGACCCCGAGTCGTCGGTCACATACGACGCCGGTCTCGGCTACCATAGCCGCCGCCTCGGCATATGGGCCGACGTCACCTACTTCCGCACCTCTGTGGACGACAAGATAACGACCGTAACGAGCGGCTACACCACGACCTACGTCAACAGCCTGAGCGCCGAGATGGAGGGGGTGGAGACGGACGTCTCCTTCGACATGGGGGCGGCGCTCGACTGGGAGCGCTCGCTCTCGCTGTTCGTCAACTCCACCCACATGCTCAGGGCAGAGGAGGAGCGGCCCGGCGGCTCGATGCGCGATATCCACAACGTGGCCCGCTATACCATCAACTACGGCATACGCTACGAGGACGAGTGGGTGGAGGGCAAGCTCCACCTGCGAAGCCGGGGCTCCATGAAGGACACGGATTGGAACGCGCCAGGATACCCGGAGATCCAGTATCCCTCATTCACGGTGGTGGATCTCGTCGTGGCCGTAACCCTGCGCGACCATCACAGGCTGACCTTCAAGGCCGACAACCTCTTCGACAGGTACTACTACGAGAAGAAGGGCTATCCCAAGCAGGGCCGCGCCCTCTTTGCGGGCTACCGCTACGTTTTTTGA